A window from Chrysemys picta bellii isolate R12L10 chromosome 2, ASM1138683v2, whole genome shotgun sequence encodes these proteins:
- the BMI1 gene encoding polycomb complex protein BMI-1, whose translation MHRTTRIKITELNPHLMCVLCGGYFIDATTIIECLHSFCKTCIVRYLETSKYCPICDVQVHKTRPLLNIRSDKTLQDIVYKLVPGLFKNEMKRRRDFYAAHPSADAANGSNEDRGEVADEDKRIITDDEIISLSIEFFDQNRLERKGNKEREKSKDEVNDKRYLRCPAAMTVMHLRKFLRSKMDIPNTFQIDVMYEEEPLKDYYTLMDIAYIYTWRRNGPLPLKYRVRPTCKRMKISHQREGLNNSGELESDSGSDKASSPAGGIPSTSSCLPSPSTPVQSPHPQFPHISSTMNGTSSSPTSNHQSSFTNRARKTSINGSSATSSG comes from the exons ATGCACCGAACAACCAGAATCAAAATAACCGAGCTAAACCCCCATCTCATGTGTGTGCTCTGTGGCGGATACTTCATTGATGCAACAACCATCATAGAGTGTCTACACTCCT TCTGTAAGACGTGTATCGTACGTTATTTGGAGACAAGCAAGTATTGTCCTATATGTGATGTCCAAGTTCACAAAACCAGACCGCTTTTGAATATAAG gtcCGATAAAACTCTCCAAGATATTGTGTACAAACTAGTACCAGGCCTTTTCAAAA ATGAAATGAAAAGGAGAAGAGATTTTTATGCAGCTCATCCATCAGCTGATG CTGCCAATGGCTCTAATGAAGACAGGGGAGAAGTTGCAGACGAAGACAAAAGAATTATAACAGATGACGAGATAATAAGCTTATCCATTGAATTCTTTGACCAGAATAG ATTGGAACGGAAaggaaataaagagagagagaaatcaaaggATGAG GTGAATGACAAAAGATATTTACGCTGCCCTGCAGCAATGACAGTGATGCATCTACGAAAGTTTCTCCGAAGTAAAATGGACATACCTAATACTTTTCAG ATCGATGTGATGTATGAAGAGGAACCTTTGAAGGACTACTATACACTAATGGATATTGCCTATATTTACACTTGGAGAAGG AATGGAcctcttcctctgaagtatcgaGTTCGACCGACTTGCAAAAGAATGAAGATCAGCCACCAGAGAGAAGGCTTAAATAATAGCGGAGAATTAGAAAGTGACTCTGGGAGTGACAAGGCaagcagcccagcaggaggcatccccTCTACTTCATCTTGTTTGCCCAGCCCCAGCACTCCAGTGCAGTCTCCCCATCCTCAATTTCCTCATATCTCTAGTACTATGAATGGAAccagcagcagccccaccagTAACCACCAATCCTCCTTTACCAACAGAGCGCGGAAAACATCAATAAATGGCTCTTCAGCAACTTCGTCGGGCTGA
- the COMMD3 gene encoding COMM domain-containing protein 3 isoform X1 gives MELSEYVQSGLQILADSGCFSPSAYTVLLQTAFQSLLNAQADQVALDHPVLKHIDPTVLKHCHAAAATCILEAGKHKADKSTISTYLEDCKFDRERIEQFCTEYQKNKDTLEIILGSIGRCPLHVTDVSWRLEYQIKTNQLHKTYRPAYLVTLNVENSDSRSHPDVSFSCTMEQLQDLVGKLKDAAKSLERASQM, from the exons ATGGAGCTGTCGGAGTATGTGCAGAGCGGCTTGCAGATCCTAGCCGATTCTGGCTGCTTTTCTCCTAGCGCCTACACGGTTCTGCTCCAGACGGCTTTCCAGAGCCTGCTCAACGCCCAGGCGGACCAGGTAGCTTTAG ATCACCCAGTCTTGAAACATATTGACCCAACAGTATTAAAACATTGTCATGCAGCAGCTGCAACTTGTATACTGGAGGCTGGAAAACACAAAGCCGACAAATCTACTATAAG CACGTATCTAGAAGACTGTAAATTTGATAGAGAGAGAATAGAACAATTTTGCACCGAATATCAG aAAAACAAAGATACGTTGGAAATCATATTGGGAAG TATAGGCAGGTGTCCTCTGCACGTAACCGATGTTTCTTGGCGCCTGGAATATCAAATCAAG ACCAACCAGCTTCATAAAACGTATCGACCTGCCTATTTGGTGACCTTAAATGTGGAG AACAGCGACTCAAGATCACACCCTGACGTTAGTTTTAGTTGCACTATGGAACAGTTACAG GATTTAGTTGGAAAACTAAAAGATGCAGCAAAAAGCCTAGAAAGAGCCTCTCAGATGTGA
- the COMMD3 gene encoding COMM domain-containing protein 3 isoform X2, producing the protein MELSEYVQSGLQILADSGCFSPSAYTVLLQTAFQSLLNAQADQVALDHPVLKHIDPTVLKHCHAAAATCILEAGKHKADKSTISTYLEDCKFDRERIEQFCTEYQKNKDTLEIILGSIGRCPLHVTDVSWRLEYQIKTNQLHKTYRPAYLVTLNVEDLVGKLKDAAKSLERASQM; encoded by the exons ATGGAGCTGTCGGAGTATGTGCAGAGCGGCTTGCAGATCCTAGCCGATTCTGGCTGCTTTTCTCCTAGCGCCTACACGGTTCTGCTCCAGACGGCTTTCCAGAGCCTGCTCAACGCCCAGGCGGACCAGGTAGCTTTAG ATCACCCAGTCTTGAAACATATTGACCCAACAGTATTAAAACATTGTCATGCAGCAGCTGCAACTTGTATACTGGAGGCTGGAAAACACAAAGCCGACAAATCTACTATAAG CACGTATCTAGAAGACTGTAAATTTGATAGAGAGAGAATAGAACAATTTTGCACCGAATATCAG aAAAACAAAGATACGTTGGAAATCATATTGGGAAG TATAGGCAGGTGTCCTCTGCACGTAACCGATGTTTCTTGGCGCCTGGAATATCAAATCAAG ACCAACCAGCTTCATAAAACGTATCGACCTGCCTATTTGGTGACCTTAAATGTGGAG GATTTAGTTGGAAAACTAAAAGATGCAGCAAAAAGCCTAGAAAGAGCCTCTCAGATGTGA